One window of Equus caballus isolate H_3958 breed thoroughbred chromosome 3, TB-T2T, whole genome shotgun sequence genomic DNA carries:
- the OCIAD1 gene encoding OCIA domain-containing protein 1 isoform X1, giving the protein MNGRADFREPNAEVPRPIPHIGADYIPTEEERRVFAECNDESFWFRSVPLAATSMLITQGLISKGILSSHPKYGSIPKLIFACIMGYFAGKLSYVKTCQEKFKNLENSPLGEALRSGQARRSSPPGHYSQKSKYDSNVSGHSSFVTSPAADNIEREMLPPYEPIPFSASMNESTPTGITDHIAQGPDPNLEESPKRKNITYEELRNKNRESYEVTLTHKTDPSVRPMQERMPKKEVKVNKYGDTWDE; this is encoded by the exons ATGAATGGGAGGGCTGATTTTCGAGAGCCGAATGCAGAAGTTCCGAGACCAATTCCCC ACATAGGGGCTGATTACATTccaacagaggaagaaagaagagtctTTGCAGAATGCAACGATGAAAGCTTCTGGTTCAGAT CTGTGCCTTTGGCTGCAACAAGTATGTTGATTACTCAAGGACTGATTAGTAAAG GAATCCTTTCAAGTCATCCTAAATATGGGTCCATCCCTAAACTTATAT TTGCTTGTATCATGGGATACTTTGCTGGAAAGCTTTCTTACGTGAAAACTTGCCAAGAGAAGTTCAAGAATCTTGAGAATTCCCCTCTTGGAGAAGCTTTACGATCAGGACAGGCACGACGATCTTCGCCACCTGG GCACTATTCTCAAAAGTCGAAATACGACTCAAATGTGAGTGGTCATTCCTCTTTTGTGACATCCCCAGCAGCAGACAACATAGAAAGGGAGATGCTTCCTCCTTATGAGCCAATTCCATTCAGTGCTTCTATGAATGAATCTACTCCCACTGGTATTACTGATCATATTGCCCAAG GACCTGATCCCAACCTTGAAGAAAgtcccaaaagaaaaaatattacatatgaGGAATTAAGGAATAAGAACAGAGAGTCATATGAAGTAACTTTAACACATAAGACTGACCCCTCAGTCAGGCCTATGCAGGAAAGAATGCCAAAAAAAGAAG
- the OCIAD1 gene encoding OCIA domain-containing protein 1 isoform X3, which translates to MNGRADFREPNAEVPRPIPHIGADYIPTEEERRVFAECNDESFWFRSVPLAATSMLITQGLISKGILSSHPKYGSIPKLIFACIMGYFAGKLSYVKTCQEKFKNLENSPLGEALRSGQARRSSPPGHYSQKSKYDSNVSGHSSFVTSPAADNIEREMLPPYEPIPFSASMNESTPTGITDHIAQGRNFS; encoded by the exons ATGAATGGGAGGGCTGATTTTCGAGAGCCGAATGCAGAAGTTCCGAGACCAATTCCCC ACATAGGGGCTGATTACATTccaacagaggaagaaagaagagtctTTGCAGAATGCAACGATGAAAGCTTCTGGTTCAGAT CTGTGCCTTTGGCTGCAACAAGTATGTTGATTACTCAAGGACTGATTAGTAAAG GAATCCTTTCAAGTCATCCTAAATATGGGTCCATCCCTAAACTTATAT TTGCTTGTATCATGGGATACTTTGCTGGAAAGCTTTCTTACGTGAAAACTTGCCAAGAGAAGTTCAAGAATCTTGAGAATTCCCCTCTTGGAGAAGCTTTACGATCAGGACAGGCACGACGATCTTCGCCACCTGG GCACTATTCTCAAAAGTCGAAATACGACTCAAATGTGAGTGGTCATTCCTCTTTTGTGACATCCCCAGCAGCAGACAACATAGAAAGGGAGATGCTTCCTCCTTATGAGCCAATTCCATTCAGTGCTTCTATGAATGAATCTACTCCCACTGGTATTACTGATCATATTGCCCAAGGTAGAAACTTCTCTTGA
- the OCIAD1 gene encoding OCIA domain-containing protein 1 isoform X2 yields the protein MNGRADFREPNAEVPRPIPHIGADYIPTEEERRVFAECNDESFWFRSVPLAATSMLITQGLISKGILSSHPKYGSIPKLIFACIMGYFAGKLSYVKTCQEKFKNLENSPLGEALRSGQARRSSPPGHYSQKSKYDSNVSGHSSFVTSPAADNIEREMLPPYEPIPFSASMNESTPTGITDHIAQVKVNKYGDTWDE from the exons ATGAATGGGAGGGCTGATTTTCGAGAGCCGAATGCAGAAGTTCCGAGACCAATTCCCC ACATAGGGGCTGATTACATTccaacagaggaagaaagaagagtctTTGCAGAATGCAACGATGAAAGCTTCTGGTTCAGAT CTGTGCCTTTGGCTGCAACAAGTATGTTGATTACTCAAGGACTGATTAGTAAAG GAATCCTTTCAAGTCATCCTAAATATGGGTCCATCCCTAAACTTATAT TTGCTTGTATCATGGGATACTTTGCTGGAAAGCTTTCTTACGTGAAAACTTGCCAAGAGAAGTTCAAGAATCTTGAGAATTCCCCTCTTGGAGAAGCTTTACGATCAGGACAGGCACGACGATCTTCGCCACCTGG GCACTATTCTCAAAAGTCGAAATACGACTCAAATGTGAGTGGTCATTCCTCTTTTGTGACATCCCCAGCAGCAGACAACATAGAAAGGGAGATGCTTCCTCCTTATGAGCCAATTCCATTCAGTGCTTCTATGAATGAATCTACTCCCACTGGTATTACTGATCATATTGCCCAAG